The sequence AACGGCGTGGGATTTAACGTTGTCACCATATTGAACGGGTTGAGTTACTTGATCAGGAAAAACGCCTTTATTGATTTTTCCACACTGAGGGCAAAATTTGATCTCTGCTTTGTGTTCAGTCACTTCAATATGAATTGCCGGAATATCAAAAACTTGACGGTCTTCATAGTCTGTTACGAGAACATTATCAAGGGATGCCTGGCAGTGTGTACAGTTACAGGCTTTATGAACGACCGTATGCTCCGGATTCTCAACCTGTTTGAGGGTTTTACCCTTGTGGCCTTTTTGTCCACCGGATGGTCTGGCCCCTTCCTTTCGCAAACTCTTTGTACGTTTTTTTTTGGGGCCGTCACTGGATGGAGGCTTGCTGCTGTTTGAGCTGTTTTTCGCTATCTGTCCTTGCAATTTTTCAATCAGCCCTTGCTGTTTCTGCATAGACTCGGCGATAGTTTTAATATCAACAGATAAATTTTGGATCAACTGCACGACTGCACTTTCACCTTCACGGTAAATTTTTCTAATTTCTTGCTCTGATGGAATGTGCAGTTGCATGGTTATGGTGGTTTCTCCAAATTATTGTTATTCTATATTATCGGATAGATTTATGAAAAGCTATAATTAAAATGAATGCCTGAGTAGTTACACCCAATGTACATTTAAAATGCGTTGAAGAGCTATTTTTGACTTGGCGTATGTGTTTGTTTTTCTTCTATATGCGGAACATTTTCGACGCATTGCACTGTTGTTGGCTTCAACGTGATTGGCGTGTGTCTCATTGTCTAAAATGTTATTTGAAGTTTCAGGGTGAACAGGGCATGTTGTTTGGTATTTTGGTTTTTTCCGACCTTTTTTATGAGCCTGAGAACCTTTGTTTTTGACTCTGACAATGACGCCTTTTTTTAAAGTTTTTCGGGGTCGTCCAACGTTACCGGTTCTTAAAAGTTCATGACAAATTTCAAAGAGAATTTTACCATATCGGCGTTCACCATCTGTTACCAGGGTAAGGTCTTCAGTTTTTTCGATGAGCTTAGCCAGCCGTTCAATAGCAGTTTCAAAAAGCGCTTTGTCTTTTTTACCACAACTCATTTCCCAAATGAAGCGGCTGGCCCTATCCATGAGGACGATAGTCCATCCAGAAGATTCTACTGCGGGAGTATTTTGATTAACTTTTGTATAAAATTCATCGCCTTCAATAACTGACTGGATGAATGAGTGTGACATTGAATAGATAAGCAACGTATGCTTTAAGCCAGAAAATTTTTTTCCCAAGAAATGAGACTGTTTTTAGCGATGCCAAAAACCCTGCAAGTTGCATTGAGAGCCATTCCTTCAGTGCGAGCCTTTAATACTTTCCAGATAACACTGACAGGTGTTCTTATGCCTTCCAAGAAAGTATTTTTTGTTTCTGAAAATGACGATCCACAGGAAATGCAAAGACGCATTTGTCGATCTCCACCACAAAGTGTATTATAGCTATAGTCAAACCGGATATTTTCAGACGAGCAATCAGGGCATTTACATGCAAACAGGGTCATAATCTACTCCTTACCATATCAATTCAGAATGGCCGGAACCTACACTCTTTTTATGAGCTTGTAAAGCTATTTTGTTTAATACTTTCAAATGGATAGATTGCCTATTGAACTGAACCAGTGCCGTGGTTGTTTAGTTTTTTTGAAATTACGAGGCTTCAATGTCGACTAAAGATGAGCTAAAAATAATATTTTGCAGTTATGAAGACCTGATCGTTGTTTGTGTACTGCCCGAAATAGGAGTTTTGATCCCCCTCAAAAATGTTAAGACCCAAAGTAATATGTAAATTGGTTAGATAAGAATAAATAATTTGAGGGGATAAATAATAGGATGTATCACTTAAGATATAAGTTGACTGCACAGTGGCTTTAAGCCAGTCTGATATCATATTTTTGCTGATTTCCCCGATAATATAAAAATTATTTCTATCATAAAACAGGATATCTGATTGAAAATCATTAATATATTGGTGTGCAAACTGAAGATTTATATACCAGTCATTTGAACTGGTATAATCAGCACCAAGAATCCAGGAAAAAGTTGGTTTTACCGTCGAGGTAAAACTTTTTGTTACCAAACTCTGGTTTTCCTTCCAGGCAGCTTCGCCCCTGATTCCAACTTTTGAGACTACTGTCTCAAATTCGAAACCGATAATATGTGTTTTCAAATATTTGGCTATTATCGATTCATTAGTTAAAGAAAGGCTCTCCATATTGGATAAAAGTTGACCAACTCCAGGGCCATTCAAAGATAGATTTTTAACCGGAAACGATTCAATACAAGGAGAATCTTCGGTTGTATAATGATAAGTCAACCCTAAATCAATCTGATTAATTGACTTGCCTATTCTGAAAGCATATTCAAACTGATCACTGCCTTTTTCAGGCTCAATTTCCTGTACACCTATGGCTGAAAAGTAATCTTTCAACGGTTGTGACAGATTCGTGTCGTTAATATCATCTTTTAGGTGTGAGTAAAAGGCCCAGTCCGTACCAAAATATTTAAATTTATTGGGTTTGAAAAAAGGAATAAAAATGCTTTCAATAAAAAAATCTTTGTGCCGATAACCCACCTCAAGCATCCATATGGGGATTTTACGCTCTTCATAAGGGGGAATGATAAATTCCGTCAAATTTTCCGGATTTAAAGTATCCACGAAACTTATTTGATCCGCCTTCCCCCAGCGCTTTATCTGTTTTCCAACTGAAAAATAAAAATCATTTCCCATATATTTAAAATATGTTTCATGAAGGTCAATATCATGGCTGCTGGTTTCATTTTTACCGCCAAAAAAGAGAAAATCAGAAATACCTGAAAGAAAGAAAATATTTTTATACCCGGCTTCTATAATGCTCCGATTGTTTAAGCTGGTGTCATTTTCATTTTGTGCATCTTTTTTCGTGTCTTTAGACAACCTGGTTTGAATTGAACCGGAAAATAAAAAATTTTCTATTTTTTGTCCCGGCGGATCCATGTCATCAAAAATTGTCTCGTCAAAATTGGAATCCAGCACGGTTGAGATTGTATGGCCTTCAAGCCGAAAATTATCCACTTTATCTGGATTGAAATCGTTGGTTAAAAATGGCTTGACCGGTTTGGTTTGATGCATTTGATGGTCAGGATTAACAGCTTTTTGTAGTTTGATCGTCAATAAATGTTTGTTTTTTCTACTCAAAATCGCAGTCTCAACCGTGTTTTCCTTTCGTAGATCAAGCACCAAACGCGTTCGAGTGGCAGTATTCTGGGACAAACGGAAACCTTTTATCATATCGGAATCGATAATTTTTTGACAATGATTTTCAGGGAAATAAGAATCATCAATGGTACATACAATTCGTTTGGGATGTTCCAGGGCCATCACATGAAAATTGGGTTTTTTTGTTGTATAAATAGAAATGAGCTCCGCATTAGACATAGATTTGTGGGTTGCAGACAAGACAATATTTGAGGGCATTGAATAGGCTTGGCCAAAGAAGCAGAGAAGTTGAATATATAGCCCCCAAAGGATGTATTTTAGTGCCCGTTGATGATTGTTGTAAAACATATCAACCTTATTGAGTATTCATTAAAGCCGCGAAAGAATAACAAGAATTATGCCAAGATTGCTGGATCAGTAATTTTCGAGGGCTTTTTTTGACAACTGATTTTCAAGTATCGGTATATTATATTCAATCTTTTCAACTTTGATAAATGTTTGATGATTTCTCACCAAATCTTTCATAACAGCAATTTTTTCAGTCCAGATATCCTGTATTTTTTCTAACTTTATAACTTTGTAGGTTTTTATTTGTACCCCCTCCTGGTCGAAATACTCGACAAAGAGGGGGACAAATCCTTCTTTCGTAATAACAGACCGTATAAACGAATACTGAGATTTAATCCCGATTTTTGGCCGGGTTTCGAGAAGATAGCAGGGCATATTGTTGATTATTTTCTGGCCGACTAAATTATATTTGTAATTTTCAACAGGATGCCGTTCCATATCTTCATATGTGAAATCTGATTGCACAAAGCGGTGCTGTTTCTGGGATGAAACGATTCGTCTGGAACGTCCCAGAGCTGAAAGGAAAATAAACTGTTCTGTATTATATCCATCCGTCTCAATAGTTAAAAAACCAGTTCCCTCTATATCCTTCGGAGATACAAATCGAATCAACTGTTTCTCAAGGCCATTTTTCAGGATGCGGATATTAGTGAAGGTCCTACTCCGCTTGCTATTATTTTTGTCAACAAGAACCATTTGAACGGTTGAACGTGCTGAATGTCCACGGTCTCTGTCAAAGACCTGTTGTGCAACCCATTCAGCCGTCAATTGCTCACTGGCATCAGAGATTGCCCCTAAAGGTTGGGTTATTAGAAATAAGCACACGAAAAAGATCTGTAGAATCAAACCATTTCTTTTCATTTATAACTATTCCTTTTTTAATGTTTCAAAAGTCATATTTTTCCAATTGGCCTACCCCCTCCCCCCCGCAGGATCAAAGGTTTTCGGATAGAATCGAATTGTCACTTTAATTTATTTTTTCATGCCAGGGTGTTTTCATTTTTTGGGGGTTGATCATAACTTCGGCCACTCTGTACCAATCTTTTAATTGATTGTAACATAACGTTGGGATTAAAGATGGTTGAAGTGTCCTATACCTGGTTAGTTCATTGGTGGCCCATGTTTTGATCAAGCCGATTTTTTGATAAAAAAATCGGCTATTCGCACCTGTTTAAATTACAGTTTATGGATCTTGCCATAAGATGTCAATCTGAGATACTCAATGTTAGAGTTTTAATGACAAGAAACAATAAGGCCGGTTCAGGAAGAAAGTTGATGAACAATAAAAAATTAATCATCTATTTCAGTAATGACATCAAGCTCCCGGAATTTCTGAGCACGAAGAAGTAAATATCCCTGAACTAGTTGGTTTATCGGTTGAAGCCTTTGAATATTTAATGGAAGAGCATGGATTAACTCGAAAGGATCTTGCTGAAATCGGTAGCCGTGGTGTTTTGTCTGAAATATTTAAAGGAATCAGCCATTAAAAGGAACGCCGAAAGCAGAAAATATTGATATCTTAATCTCTATGATAAAGAATCTTTCCATATTCCAGAATATGGCTGCGCAAATCAGGGTTAGTCAGAGTTTCAAAATGAAGACAGTCAAAAAAATATGGAAACAGGGTTTCTTCTTCCAAATAGCTATGGATTTTAACTACAAGCTCAGACGTTACTTTTAACCCGCTGATCGCAAGATCGACATCCGATCCGGGTTTTTCGTTTCCCATGGCTCTGGAGCCAAACACGATAACTTTTTCAATCTCTGGATAGGCTGAAAAGATTTTTATGAGCTGGTTGATGGTCTTCTGGGGCAAATTAATCTTCTTGTCAGTCACCTTGTCCCTGCTCTCTGAACCACGTTACAAGCTCTTCGATTTGTGGCGCATATTCATATTTAATTAACCTATAGGCCTCGGATGCAATTTTTTCGTCATATGTGTGGGACAGCAGATTTATTTTCCCCAGCATATCCAGCCATATTTCTCCGGCTGAAATCAGTTGATACTGAAAGGCCTGCTTGATTACATCCCTTGGGAATTGGCTAACTACGCCTTGTGCTTCAAGATAATCCTTCATGGTTTTCCAGGAAAGCTCAAATGTGAATTCAAAGCTCTGGATGCTTCACTGTTGTTCAATATCACTCGGAGTTTTAATAGCCAAACCCCGCTGCAATTGTTCAAAGGCCTTGTTGAAATTTTGAAATCGCTGCCGCCATCGGATATCTTTTAAATTATTCATTTATTTCTTTTGATGCTTAATTTGATATTCCGGTGACATCAAACTGAATTCCATCCCCCGTTAAGATTATGCCGAATCGGTTCTTTATAAGCGCTCTACCGCTGTGAAAGTATTTTAAACCCCAAGTTTTTAAACTGAATTCACTAAATTGTTGCTAAATAAATTAAATGGGGATAACCTGCTATCAGGTCAAATAAATTTTCGAAATTCAAAAAATTATGATCAACCAGATTTTTTTTATGTAAAAGGTAAGCCCCCTGGCTTTTGTCATCCTTTATTGATTTCCTCCAGCAGGGTTCTGGCATGCTCTGCCCCTGGAAAATTATCCTTCAGTTCAAGGGCGTTGGCCAGCTCTTTGCCGGCAAGGGTTTTTTCGCCTTTGCCATAATAGGCCAGACCCAAGTGATATCTGACAACCGGGTTGTCCGGGATTTTTTCCAGGCAGTCCAGAAACTGGGCCACGGCATTTCCGTACAACCCTTTTTTATAGTATGCAAATCCCAAGGTATCCATTATGCTGGGATCTTCCGGATAAAGGGCTTTGGCTTTTCTGGCCAGGGTCAGGGCTTCATCCAATTTATCCGTCCGGGCGGCGAGATGGTAGGACAGGTTGTTGGCAGCAGCTGCATAATTGGGGTTTATATCAAGGGCTTTTCGGTAGTGGGTTTCTGCAGTATCAAAGTCTTTTTCCGCTTCATACAACACCGCCAGCAGCATATGAGGAGAGGCACTTTTTTCATTTTTGGAAATTATTGTTTTATATTGCTCCTTTGCAAGTTCAACATCTTTCCGAGCCAGATAGATTTTTGCCAGGTCACTATATGGCGCTAAATAATCCGGGGAAATATCAATCGCTTTTTTTAATTCGGATTCGGCATTTTCAATATTTTTTTCAGCCAGATATATTTTAGCTTTCATCGTATGAATAACCGCAAGAAGCTGATCATTGTCTTTAAACGTTTGCATCTGCTGGGTACAAAGATCATGTGCTTTTTCAAACGATTTTTGTGCCACCGCATTTCTGACTCTCAGATTAAAGACATCAAGCAGTTTGTTGTTCAGAGAATAGGCCTTTTCAAGCAACGGATCTGCTTGGTCAAATTGTCCCATGCCTGATTTGAGGTAAGCCAGGCGGTAATATCCGGTCGGGTTGTCCGGATTAAGTTTAATCATATATTTGTAATCATTTTCAGCATCCTTGAATTTTTTTAAGGCCATGTATGCATTTGCCCGGATCAGAACCGCCCGGTAAAGGTTTGGATTGAGCCTGAGAGCCCCTGTGGTTTGTTCCACGGTAAGTTCATAAGAATGTTGCCGGAAGTATATTTCCGACAGCAGCATTTTGGCTTTTATATAATCCGGCTTCAGTTCAACGGCTTTATATACAGATGCGGCTGCTTGATTTGAATCTCCTATACCTATGTAGCATAACCCTTTGAAATATTGGACTCTGTGGGAATTAGGCTCATCTTTCTCAAGCGCGGAAAGAAGTTGCAATGCAGGCTGATACTCTTTTTTGGAAATTAGAATTTCGCTTTTTAACATCCTGGCTGAAGCAAGCCCGGGGCGTTTATTCATGATCTCTTCAAGTTCTTTTTCTGCCTCATCTATCTTTTTATCCCTGTAAAGGAACCGGGCCAGAACCATGCGCGTATTCATATCGTCAGGATCAATGTCACAAGCGTTACGGTATAGTTCAAGGGCCTGTTCCTTTTTCCCGGTAAGGTTGTAGAATCCGGCAAGGATAACCAGGGGACGGCTTTTATCCGGCTGGATTTCAACCGCTTTTTTGTAAGCGGCTTCAGCTTTTTCCATGTTCCTTGTTTTTAAATAAAAATTGCCTAATAAAATCTGGTGGCCGGCATTTTCCGGATGTTCAGCAGCAGAAATATTAAGCTGCTCTTCTGCTTTGTCCAGCTGTTTTCGGGCAATATAAAACTGTGCAAGGACAATCCGGGGTTGGGTGGTATCCTCTGCAGAATCCACTGCTTTCTGCAGAAGGACTTCTGCTTCGTCAAACTTTTTTTCTTTTACTTTTATGCCTGCTATCGCATGAAGGCTGCCCACATGGTCATCTTTTAGTTCAAGAATTTTCTCAAAGATGGCCCGGGCCTCATCAATCTGGTTTTTTCGGGCCAACACCCTTCCTTTGAGAAACAATGCATCTATGTTTGAGGGATCTTTTTCCAGAATTTTATCAATACGCGTTTGGGTTTCTGTAAGATTTTTACCCAGGAAATAAAATTTGGCCAGATTTTCTAATGCTTCAATGTTGTCGGGCTCTTTCTTTTCCACTGCTGAAAAAACGGAAAACGCCTGTTTTACCTGACCGAGCTTCATAAATGTGTTGCCAAGCTTTATCTGGGTTGGTATGTCCGTACTGTCAATTTGAAGGGCATTTTTAAATTCTATTTCCGCCTTTTTATATTCCTCGGCTTCAAAATAGTCATTCCCTTTCTGGATATGGGCTGCTTTTTTGTCCTCTTTGCTTGAACAGCTGCAAAGTGAAATCAACACAATGAACAATACCAAGATAATTCTGGAACAGGGTTTCATGAAACAGCCTCCGGCATTATTGAAAAAAAGTGAGTATGGCTTTTTAAATTATAGTGTGATACCGCTTGAACTTAACCACATTAAATATTATGGGATACGGATGATTGTCAATTAAAATTTTTTTTATAAAACTAAGACGGTTCTGTGTTTTTCCGCTTTTTGTATCTGTTTTGGTATTGTGTCTGATACCTGCCGAAGGATATGGGTGGTTTCACCGTCCTGCGGTTTTGGATTTAAAGGAAAACAGAGATGAATTACCGGTATTTAAGGACAAGCAGGCCATACCCAATATAACTAAAACCTATAGTCTTTTGCAGAACCGGACGAAAGAAGAAAAAACGCCCATACTTTATCCCGGCCCTACGGGAACAGGGGTTACAGCCGGGACAGTCAACATTGACATTCCTTTTGATCTGTTGTCAACAACCGCCATTTCTCCTGAAATCTCCCTTGACCGGCAAATAGCTGCCAATTTAAGGCTTAAAAATATTATGGATGAATACCTATCTTTGAAAAAAAGAAACGCGCAAGTGCTCAGCGGCTTGGGTATTCCTTATCTTGAAAAAACCGATGCCCCTAAAAAAGACAGGCCGGACCCTGTGCCTGAAAAAATCAAGGCTGAAAGGGAGGCCAGGAAAACCATGGAAAACGCGATTGCTTTTTCAGGGGGAGGGCGGGCCGTTCCGGTAAATCGGCAGGAGGTTGTAAACCAGGGAACCGGAGCCACAAAAAAAAATCAACAAAAAATAACACCTGCAGAGAATAATTCCGGGTCCCGGCCAAGCCCCGGATATCCAGAAAAAAGTTCTTATCAAACAGCTTATGGCAGCGACACTGAACTTCCCTGGTTTTTTTCTTGTGCGCTGAAACTGATCAGGTATGCTGTGCATAATAAACTTGAAATCCTTTCATTGTTCGCTGTTCTAATAATGTTCGGGCTCATTGGTATCGTGGTGGTAAAACGATGAAGAAAAAGAAAGCAATGCGCCTTGGCGGTGTGCTTCTCATTTCGGTTATTATTTCCGGAATGGTCCTGGCAGGCATTATTTTTTACCAGTATTCAGACCAGTTTGGCGGAAAGGCAAGTTCTTTTGAACAGGCGGGGGATGATGCATATATGAACAAAGCTTATGCCAACGCCCTGCAACACTGGTTAAATATTTCCGAAAAAGATAGGAGCGCGGCTCTTTGCGGTAAAATCGGCGATGCTTATCTAAAACTTTCCGACTTTGATCAGGCAACTTTGTTTTTTGAAATGGCTTTGAAGAAAAATCCTCTGGACATGGCGGTCCAAAAACAGGTCGTACGGATTTCATTGCTTACAGGGAATATGGTCAAGGCGGAAAAAATACTGTCCAAACTTAAAGACCGTGCGGCAAGTGATCCTGAAATACTGGTGCTTTCAGGGGATCTGTTCTTACTTAAAGGAGACCTTGAAAGGGCGAAAATGGATTATACCTTGGCCATGGATTTTTCGCCTGGAAAGATTCGTCCCAAAATAAAGCTGGCCATTTGCCTTGTACAACAGCAAAAGAAGATTCAAGCAGAAAAAATAATGGCAGATGTACTGCTTCTTCCGTTGAAAAAAACCTCTGACTTTATGCTTGCTGCTGATTATTATCTTCTTGCAGATGATACATCAAAGGCTGAAGAATTTATTCAAAAAGCCGTTCAAACCGATCCCGATAATCTGGATATCAAAATCCGGCTCTGCCGGTTTTACAGGTCGACCGGAATGCCGGCCAAGGCTGAGCAGTATTTAGAGACACTGGCCGCCCAATACCCGAACAATGCAGGCTTCAAACTGATGTCTGCCGACATCTGCCTGTCCCGTTTGGACGTGGACGGGGCTCAAAAATGGCTGGACAAGGTAAATGAACTGAAAGGAGACGATACTGGATATCATCTGCTCATGGCAAAATTCTGGATGGTCCAGGGACGATTTTCCCACGCGGTCTCCTACCTTAAAACTGCTCTGGAAAGAAATTACGGACTTGTGTCAGCCCATTATCTGTTGGGGATTACATATCTTGCAGGCGGCCAGGGTAAACTTGCCGAAACCTCTTTGACCCGGGCATTGATGATGGAACCGGATAATGTGGATGCGCTTTTGGCCATGGCTGGACTCCATTACAAAAATAAAGACTATGCCCTGGCACTTCAATATATTGATCGGGTATTATCCCTGGATTCTTCTGAATCGACCGCATGGCAGGTAAAAGGGCTTTGCCTGATGGAAAAAGGTATTTATAAAACGGCTTCCCAGGCTTTTTCTAGAGCCTGGCACCTGGACGGCAGTGCATCCGCCCTGTTTTTTTCTGGCTTGCAGTTTTGAAGGGCAAAAATTTTACCGGGCAGCCTTGGATACCTATAAATCTGTTCTTGAAAAGAAACCGGATATGGTTGAAGCGTTGTACCATTATGCATGCCTTCTGGCAGATACGGGAAAGGGCGGGCAGGCTCTTGAAATAATAGATCTTTGGATAGAGAAAGGACAAAATTTTCCAGGCGTGTATTATGTCGGGGCAAAAATCAGTCTGGCACTTAAAAGCTATTCAAAATGCAAAGAATACATAAACATGGCTATGGCGGATAAGGCGGTTTCAGGGGAATTTTATCTTCTGTTGGCAGAACTACTCCGGGCAGAAAAAGAATATACCGCTATGGAAGACACGCTTTTGGCATGTACACGAGAGCACCCCTTGTTTTTGGAAGGATGGCGGTTCCTGGCAGCATATTATATGGAAAAACACGAAATCGGACCAGCAAAGGATGTGCTTGAAAACACTCTTGAACATTTCCCGGACGAGCCGGAAATCATGGGTAACCTGGCATGGATTCTCCTTGAAGAAGGGAGTAATCCGGACAGGGCACTGGAACTTGCCAGGATCGCTTATGACCAAATGCCGCACCAAGCCTGGCTCATGGATACCTTAGGGTGGGCCTATTACCATAAAAACGCCTTTGGCCAGGCTGGGTGGATGCTGTCACAGGCTGAAGAAAAAGACCCGGACAACGCGACTATTCAATATCACCTGGGCATGACTTTATATAAACAGGGAAAACTTTTAAAAGCAAAAGAAAAACTTGAATCCTTCCTGGTCAGTAACGATATAAAAGAATCCGAAAAAGAAAAAATAAAAGCCAGCCTTTCAGGATTAAACAGTCATAAAAAAGAAAAAGAGAATTCTGATATCATCATTTTTGATCCTGCTGAACAACCCACATTGGAATTCCCTGAAAACATAGATCAAGAAGAAGATATCCTGAAACCCGACTGGAGTAATATGGAGCGGTTTTAGTTTATATCCGGATACCATATTTTTACTTCGTTTTCAGGAATGATTTTAAGTAGTATCTGCTGATTTTCTATTTTGTCGGCTTTAAAGCACCCATTGAATGCTATCCTATTCTGTTGTACAAAAACTTGAATAGAATGCTCTTATGCTCATAAACCGTAAATAGAGGATTGAAAATGATCGAAAAAAAAACACTGAAGCTTTTAGTGAAGAATGGATAAAAAACAACATTAATGACCCAACCAATGAATTCGTTATTCTACGCCAAATTATCCCTTGGCAAAGAATCACCGACAAACTGGCTTATTATTATAATGACAGCAAGGGGCGTATGGGCACCCCCATCCGGACGATCGTAGGGATTTTCATTGTTTTAAAATTCCGGTTACTCAGTGATCGGACGGTCGTTAATCAGGTCAAGGAAAACCGGTATATTCAATACTTTTGCAATGTCTCAGATGAAGATTTGTTTACTTTCATGCATCACAGCAACCTGAGCAAATTGCGAAAACGCTTTGGTATAAAGGGGATTGAAGCCATAGATGCTGTCATTTTCAATCTGTTGAGGATTACAAAAGTAATTGATAACGACAGTATGCTGATTGATTCCACTGTACTGCTCAACAATATTGTTTATCCAACAGATATCGGATTGATTTTCAAGGCGTTTAAAAAAATGGAGCAGGTTGCCAAACATTATCATATTCCCTTCTGGTGGGATGACCGGGAACTCAAACAACTATGGCGAGAATACAATTTAAATCGGAAAAAGAGTGAAATTATACCTCTATTTTTTGAAACGCTCTTGATATTTTCCAGTGGCTTGCGGACATTTGAAAAAATCGTTCAAACCCTTGAAGGTTCTGAAAAGGACAAAGAAAAAGCTCTGCAACTTTTGGAACTCCTGATATTGTTTCAGCGCCAGAATGAACAGAAACTTGCAGGAGAAAGGCATATTCCAAACCGGATTGTATCCTTTGATGAACCGGATGCACGACCGATCAAAAAAGGCAAAAAGCATCCAGACTGTGAATTTGGAAGTACGCTTCAGCTTTCATTCAACCGCCAAGGCTTTATGGTTACAACGGAAAATTTTATTGGCAAACCCAATGATAAAACCCTGTGGCCGGAGACAGCCCGATTGTTTGAACAAAAAATGAAAGGTGCTCCTGAATATGCCATCGGTGATCAAGGCTACCGCAGCCGGGTAAATCAAAAAATCCCCCAAGGCACCCCAAATATCTTCCTCGGCAAAAGTTCGGACGTTAACGAAGAAGAACAGGGTTATTGCCGAAAAGCCCGGTCTGCAACAGAAGGCTTTATCTCAGTTGCAAAGAACCTTCGCGGTTTTGGTCTCAGTCTCTATCGGGGAATTGACGGGGACCGCATC comes from uncultured Desulfobacter sp. and encodes:
- a CDS encoding AMIN domain-containing protein, giving the protein MFYNNHQRALKYILWGLYIQLLCFFGQAYSMPSNIVLSATHKSMSNAELISIYTTKKPNFHVMALEHPKRIVCTIDDSYFPENHCQKIIDSDMIKGFRLSQNTATRTRLVLDLRKENTVETAILSRKNKHLLTIKLQKAVNPDHQMHQTKPVKPFLTNDFNPDKVDNFRLEGHTISTVLDSNFDETIFDDMDPPGQKIENFLFSGSIQTRLSKDTKKDAQNENDTSLNNRSIIEAGYKNIFFLSGISDFLFFGGKNETSSHDIDLHETYFKYMGNDFYFSVGKQIKRWGKADQISFVDTLNPENLTEFIIPPYEERKIPIWMLEVGYRHKDFFIESIFIPFFKPNKFKYFGTDWAFYSHLKDDINDTNLSQPLKDYFSAIGVQEIEPEKGSDQFEYAFRIGKSINQIDLGLTYHYTTEDSPCIESFPVKNLSLNGPGVGQLLSNMESLSLTNESIIAKYLKTHIIGFEFETVVSKVGIRGEAAWKENQSLVTKSFTSTVKPTFSWILGADYTSSNDWYINLQFAHQYINDFQSDILFYDRNNFYIIGEISKNMISDWLKATVQSTYILSDTSYYLSPQIIYSYLTNLHITLGLNIFEGDQNSYFGQYTNNDQVFITAKYYF
- a CDS encoding outer membrane lipoprotein-sorting protein — translated: MKRNGLILQIFFVCLFLITQPLGAISDASEQLTAEWVAQQVFDRDRGHSARSTVQMVLVDKNNSKRSRTFTNIRILKNGLEKQLIRFVSPKDIEGTGFLTIETDGYNTEQFIFLSALGRSRRIVSSQKQHRFVQSDFTYEDMERHPVENYKYNLVGQKIINNMPCYLLETRPKIGIKSQYSFIRSVITKEGFVPLFVEYFDQEGVQIKTYKVIKLEKIQDIWTEKIAVMKDLVRNHQTFIKVEKIEYNIPILENQLSKKALENY
- a CDS encoding nucleotidyltransferase domain-containing protein, with translation MTDKKINLPQKTINQLIKIFSAYPEIEKVIVFGSRAMGNEKPGSDVDLAISGLKVTSELVVKIHSYLEEETLFPYFFDCLHFETLTNPDLRSHILEYGKILYHRD
- a CDS encoding HI0074 family nucleotidyltransferase substrate-binding subunit, whose product is MQSFEFTFELSWKTMKDYLEAQGVVSQFPRDVIKQAFQYQLISAGEIWLDMLGKINLLSHTYDEKIASEAYRLIKYEYAPQIEELVTWFREQGQGD
- a CDS encoding tetratricopeptide repeat protein, whose translation is MKPCSRIILVLFIVLISLCSCSSKEDKKAAHIQKGNDYFEAEEYKKAEIEFKNALQIDSTDIPTQIKLGNTFMKLGQVKQAFSVFSAVEKKEPDNIEALENLAKFYFLGKNLTETQTRIDKILEKDPSNIDALFLKGRVLARKNQIDEARAIFEKILELKDDHVGSLHAIAGIKVKEKKFDEAEVLLQKAVDSAEDTTQPRIVLAQFYIARKQLDKAEEQLNISAAEHPENAGHQILLGNFYLKTRNMEKAEAAYKKAVEIQPDKSRPLVILAGFYNLTGKKEQALELYRNACDIDPDDMNTRMVLARFLYRDKKIDEAEKELEEIMNKRPGLASARMLKSEILISKKEYQPALQLLSALEKDEPNSHRVQYFKGLCYIGIGDSNQAAASVYKAVELKPDYIKAKMLLSEIYFRQHSYELTVEQTTGALRLNPNLYRAVLIRANAYMALKKFKDAENDYKYMIKLNPDNPTGYYRLAYLKSGMGQFDQADPLLEKAYSLNNKLLDVFNLRVRNAVAQKSFEKAHDLCTQQMQTFKDNDQLLAVIHTMKAKIYLAEKNIENAESELKKAIDISPDYLAPYSDLAKIYLARKDVELAKEQYKTIISKNEKSASPHMLLAVLYEAEKDFDTAETHYRKALDINPNYAAAANNLSYHLAARTDKLDEALTLARKAKALYPEDPSIMDTLGFAYYKKGLYGNAVAQFLDCLEKIPDNPVVRYHLGLAYYGKGEKTLAGKELANALELKDNFPGAEHARTLLEEINKG
- a CDS encoding tetratricopeptide repeat protein; translated protein: MKKKKAMRLGGVLLISVIISGMVLAGIIFYQYSDQFGGKASSFEQAGDDAYMNKAYANALQHWLNISEKDRSAALCGKIGDAYLKLSDFDQATLFFEMALKKNPLDMAVQKQVVRISLLTGNMVKAEKILSKLKDRAASDPEILVLSGDLFLLKGDLERAKMDYTLAMDFSPGKIRPKIKLAICLVQQQKKIQAEKIMADVLLLPLKKTSDFMLAADYYLLADDTSKAEEFIQKAVQTDPDNLDIKIRLCRFYRSTGMPAKAEQYLETLAAQYPNNAGFKLMSADICLSRLDVDGAQKWLDKVNELKGDDTGYHLLMAKFWMVQGRFSHAVSYLKTALERNYGLVSAHYLLGITYLAGGQGKLAETSLTRALMMEPDNVDALLAMAGLHYKNKDYALALQYIDRVLSLDSSESTAWQVKGLCLMEKGIYKTASQAFSRAWHLDGSASALFFSGLQF